In the Bdellovibrionota bacterium genome, CCGGCATGCCCCATTCGCCGGCCGGGAGGCGCCGTGCTCCCCGCCACGAATCCAACGACCGGCTTCTTCAAATTTTCCTGAATCCACGTCGCCGCCTCTTCCTCCGCCGTGCCGCCGATTTCCCCGATCACGACGACTGCGTCCGTTCCGGAATCGGCCGCGAAAAGCTCCAACAGATCAACAAACGTCGACCCAATGATAGGATCACCGCCTATCCCGATACAGGTAGACTGACCGATTCCCAGGCGGGTCAATTGATCGACCGCTTCATAGGTCAATGTTCCACTGCGCGAAATCAGGCCGACCCGCCCCGGCTTGTGAATGTAACCGGGCATGATGCCGATCTTCGCTCCCCCGGGAGTGATCACGCCGGGGCAGTTCGGCCCGATCATCCGGCTCCGGCTGGACCGGAGGCATGCTTTTACCCGAGCCATGTCCAGAGCGGGAATTCCCTCGGTGATGCAAACGATGAGCGATATTTCGGAATCGATTGCCTCCAAAATCGCATCCGCCGCAAATGCCGCGGGGACGTAAACCATGGTTGCGTCGATCCGATGTTTCGTCTTCGCCTCGGCGACGGTGTTGAAGACCGGTATTCCCTCGACATTCTGCCCCCCTTTTCCGGGGGTCACACCCGCAACGACTTTCGTCCCGTAATCGCGGCAACTTTTGGCGTGAAAGGCGCCGTGAGCGCCGGTGATCCCCTGCACCAGAACTTGCGTCGAACGACCGGCGAGAACCGACATCAGCGAACTCCTCCGACGGATGTGACCGCCAATCGGGCGGCGTCCTGCATGTCTTTAGCGGACTGAAGATTGAGTTTGGATTCGCGGAGAATCCGTCTCCCCTCCTCCACATTCGTCCCTTCCAAGCGCACGACAAGCGGGATTCGAAGCGACATTTCCTGCGCCGCCTCGACTATCCCGTGAGCCAGGACATCGCATTTCATGATCCCGCCGAAAATATTGACGAGAATCGCCCGCACCTTTTTATCGCTCACCAAGAGCTTGAACGCTTGCCGAATCATCTCCGTCGAGGCGCCGCCGCCGACATCCAAGAAATTGGCCGGTTCACCGCCGGCCTGCTTGATGATGTCCATCGTCGCCATCGCCAGACCCGCGCCGTTCACCATGCAGCCGATGTTCCCGTCCAAATGGATGTAATTCAAATTCCATTTCGCCGCTTCGAGATCGATCGGATCTTCTTCCTCCGGATCGGCCAATTTTTGGACATCGGCGTGGCGAAAGAGGCCGCTGTCGTCAAAATTCACTTTGGCGTCCAGTGCGACCAACGTCCCCTGTTTGGTCACAACCAACGGATTGACCTCCACCAGCGAGCAATCCTTGGCCAGGAACAGACGGACCATCCCGCCGATCATTTGTGAAAACGATTTATGAAGCGGAGGATCCAGGCCCAAGCCGAAAGCCAGCGTCCGTCCCTCAAAACCCGAAACGCCGATGGACGGAGAGACATGTACGCGGATAATTTTTTCCGGATGTTTGGCGGCCACCTCTTCGATCTCGACTCCCCCTTCGCGGCTTGCCATCACGGCGATGGAAGAGGTTGCGCGGTCCAAGACGGCGGCACAATAGAGTTCCCGGCCGATGTCGCATCCCTCTTCGATCAGAAGCGTGTTTACTTGCTTCCCTTGAGCTCCGGTCTGAGGGGTAACCAGCGGCTTCGATAAAATCGCCGCGGCGTTCGATTTCACGTCTTCAAGGGTTCGGGAAAGACGGATCCCTCCCCCCTTTCCTCTTCCTCCGGCGTGAATTTGCGCCTTCACGACCCACGAACCCTTGTCGCCGAGCTTTTTCGCCGCGGCGACCGCCTCGTCGGGAGTCGTTGCGATTTCACCTCGCAACGTCGGAAGGCCAAATTCTCGGAAAAGCGCTTTTGCCTGGTACTCGTGAATTTTCAAAGCATGCCCCGAACTTTGGTCATCAGCTCGCGCACCGCCTCCGCCGATTTCCCCAGCGCTTCCTTTTCCGTGGGTTCAAGCGTGACCTCAATGATCTTTTCCACGCCCGACGCGCCCAGCTTCACCGGCACGCCGACAAAGACGTCTTTCAATCCATATTCGCCGTTCAAATAAACACAGCAGGGAAGGATTCGCTTTTCATCCAGCAAAATCGATTCGGCCATCTCCACGGCCGCTGCGCCGGGGGCGTAATACGCCGAACCCGTTTTCAGAAGGGCGACGATCTCCGCACCGCCATCCCGCGTCCGCTGAACGATCTTGTCGATCTGACCCTTCGGGAGAAGATTGGCGATCGGAATTCCCGCCATCGTTGAGTAGCGCACCAACGGCACCATCGTGTCGCCATGGCCGCCCAGGACGAACGCGGAGACATCTCGAATGGAACAATTCAGCGCCTCGGCCAAGAATGCCCGGAAACGCGCCGTATCCAGGACACCGGCCATCCCCAGGACGCGATGGGCGGGGAATTTGCTGACCTCGCGGGTGACAAACACCATGGCGTCGAGAGGATTGGAAATCACGATCAAGATCGCGTTGGGAGAGTAACGAACGATCTGTTCCGTCACCGATTTCACAATCTTTGTATTGGTCTGGAGAAGATCGTCCCGGCTCATTCCCGGTTTTCGGGGAATTCCCGCCGTAATCACCACCAAATCAGAGTCCGCCGTAACCTCGTAGGACTGCGAGCCGACCAGATTGACGTCGTAGCCCAAGATGGGTGACGCTTCTTTGAGGTCGAGCGATTTTCCCTGCGGCACGCCCTCGATGATGTCCACGAGGACGACATCCCCGAGCTGTTTTAGGGCCGCGTATTGTGCAACCGTAGCGCCGACATTGCCCGCACCTACGACGGTTATTTTTTTTCGTTTAAGTGCGTTCACCATTATAAATTCCTCACAATCGCTTCGCCGAATTCCGAACATTTCAGAAGTCTTGCGCCCTCCATCTGGCGTTCCAGGTCGTATGTGACCGTCTTCTGGGAAATCGTCTTTTGAAGCGCGGCCGGAATGGAATCCGCGACTTCGTTCCATCCCAAATGCTCGAACATCATGACGCCGGACAAAATGACCGAGCCCGGATTCACCTTGTCCTGGCCGGTATACTTCGGCGCGCTTCCGTGCGTCGCCTCGAAAATGGCCGCCTGATCGCCGATGTTGGCGCCCGGGCCGAGGCCCAAACCGCCCACCTGCGCGATCAGCGCATCGGAAAGATAATCTCCGTTCAAATTGGGCGTCGCCAAGACGTCATATTCCTCGGGCCGGAGCAAAGACTGTTGAAACATGGAATCGGCGATCCGGTCTTTCACGACCACCTTGCCCTTCGGCGCTTTCCCGCCGTGATTTTTCGTTACGTCGTCTTCCGTGATCGTGGTCGAACCAAACTCCTCCCGAGCCAATTCGTAACCCCAATCCCGAAACGCGCCTTCCGTGTATTTTTGGATATTCCCTTTATGCACAAACGTGACACTCGGGCGATTATGTTGAATCGCGTATTGAATCGCCCTCCGAACCAATCGCTTGGTTCCGAACGGACTCATCGGCTTGATCCCCACTCCGCTCTCCTCTCGAATCTTTGCCCCGAGTTCCTTTTGAAGAAAGGAGATCAGTTTCTTCGCTTCGGGAGTCCCCGATTTAAATTCAATTCCCGCGTAAACGTCTTCCGTGTTTTCGCGGAAGATCACGATGTTCACTTTTTCCGGGTGCTTCACGGGAGCGGGAACACCGTTGAAGTAACGGACCGGGCGAATACAAGCGTAGAGATCGAACACCAGTCGCAGCGTCACGTTGAGGCTTCGAAATCCTCCGCCGACCGGCGTCGTGAGCGGCCCTTTGATCCCGACATGAAACATCTCAATCGCTTTGAGCGTGTCTTTCGGAATCAGCTCGCCGTACATTTTTTGAGCCTTTTCGCCCGCGGCGACTTCCATCCAAACGACTTTTCGTTTGCCGCGGTACGCTTTTTCGACCGCCGCATCGAAAACCCTCTGGCTGGCCCGCCAGAGATCCGGGCCGACGCCGTCTCCTTCGATGAAGGGAATGATCGGACGGTCGGGAACGTCCAATTTCCCTTTCGAATCGATCTGGATGATGGATCCGTCTTTAGGGGTCGAAAGCTTGTCGAATGCCACGGGAATCTCCTTTAATTACAAGATCTAGGCGCGAGTCGGGGCGGCTTATACCACCCCCTCGCCGGATTGCCAATGGTCGTGGCGGTCGCGACACGATTCCGCAATTTCTCTTTTGAGCCGAGTGGCCTCAAGGCAGATTTCCGGCCGTTGGCGCGACGGCGTGAGCGTTTGCTTTCATATCCTCAAGTTCAGCTCAGAGGGTCTTCTACCGCAAGCAGTCGAAGTTACGCGCCTCTAACTCATGAACCTCGCCGAAACGGAGGATCGCCTGCTCTCGGATTCTATCGAGTTGCTCGCACCGGCGTTCGCGGTCAAGAACACGGAGCGGCATCACCCAATACTGAAGCTGTGCCGGCTCCAGCGCTCTAAGTTTTTCAAAGTACGCAAGAGATTGGTTCGTCTCGCCGGCGCGGTAATTCAGGGCGCCAAGGCAATGAAGACTGTCGAGGTGAATTTTTCGATAGCGGCCAGTAGCGGAAGACAATGCGAGTGCGCGCTCGCAGTGAAATCGAACTTTTTGTGAATCCCCTTCTTCTTCGAATAACGGCCAAAGATTGCGGTGGATGCGTGGAGACTCTCCGTTCGTTTCTCGGGCAAAGCTCCAATACGTCATTTCGTTTTTCCATGTGTACCCGAGCACGAAGGTAAAGACGGAGAACACTGCCAAAATCGCTACGGCCGTTCCAATCCAAATACGGGACCACGCGCCGGTGGGAACAACGGAAGCAACCACAAGGACCAAGCCGAGAGTAGGAAGGACAAGGTAATGATCCTGAGGTACTCCGGTGATCAAGCCGACTGTGGTTATAAGGAGCAAAGGCGGTGCACCCGTAAGGGTGCCGATCCAAAGCAGCTTCTTGTTCCTCGCTCGTCGAACGGCAAAAATCAATAGAACGGCCAGAAGACAAACGGAAAACCACGAGAGCGGCGCGATGGAAGTCGCGGCCTCTCTATAACCTGCGGGAGAGAATGGAAGGGTCATGTTCCCAATATTCTGGAAGAAAACAAACCACCACTCTTCTGCAGCAGGCGCAAACAAGAAGATCGCCGGATTAAAGCGAATCCCGATTTTCTTGGCGACGATTTCATAGCCTAAAATCAACAAAGCGATGGCCGCAAGCCATGAAACTCTCAGTTTCCGGGACCCCTCCCAGCGAGGAAGGGCGAGAAAGGCCGTCACAAGGGCGGGACAAACCAACACGGCCGTCTCTTTGGAGAGAAGGGCGCACGCATAAAGCGCTAAGCTCAAGAAGAGATAACGCGACTTCCCCTGGACCACAATCAGGACCGAAAGAAGGTAAAACAATGTCAAGAGCGATTCGTGGCGGGCTGTGATGTTGTAAACGACACTGGCTACGGCCGGGTGAACCGAAAAAGGAGCCGTGAGCAGGAAAGCCGCCACGGATGAAAAGCCGAGCGTTCGTAGAACAAAAAACAGCGTTGTTACGATCCCAACATGGATCAGCAGGTTCGTCGTTCGAAAGAGTGCGGGCGTTTCAGCCCCCAGAGAGCGTTCGATCAGATACGTCGTGAGCTGCAGCGGTCGGTAGACGAGAAAGTCCCTATTGGGGTGGGCCGTTAAGAGGGAAAGCGGATTCTTAAACAATTCCGGAAGCCCACGGATGTCCGAAACATGCGGATTGTTTTCGACCATCTCGTGGTCGTCCCAGACAAAACCATTCTGGAGCGAGCGGCCGAACACGCCTGTCACCAGTACGAACAAGAGCACCCACCCCCAGCTTCTCGGCACGCTACGACCTAACCTTTGGAATTGTGAGGCCAACGGGAACACCATGGAGAGATGCATCGGAGGTCGACTCTACAGGCGAGTTCGCTGGTGATACAATGCAAAAGTACGTGCGACATGTTGCAACGACCAACCGGAGGAGACACGTCTGAGTCCTCGCGTCGCAGCCTTACTTCTGGCGCTTGTATCCTTCGTTGTGTACGGGAGAACTCTCCAAAACGGGTTCGTGTACGACGATCACGACGAGGTTGAGCACAACTCCCACATCACGTCCTATCGCAATTTCCCCGATTATTTTCGGCGGCCGTTTTGGGAGGTTACTGCGGCCGAAAATTTTCCAAGCAATATTTACCGGCCGCTGAAACTCGTCTCGTATTATGTCGATTATCAAATCGGGGGAAACGAGCCGGCCCTCTACCATCTCTCCAATTTGGTCTTTCATACCGTGGCGTCGGTTCTTCTTTATTTCAATTTGGTCGGCCTGCATTTCGGCCCGCAAACGGCGTTCTTCGGCGCCGCTTTTTTTGCGTTGCATCCGATGAATTCCGAGGTGGTGTATTACATTTCGGGTCGACCGGACGCACTGGCCGCCGTTTTCTTTTTCGCCGCGATGCTGATGTGCCGAGTGGGGAGGCCGTTTCTTTCGTCGGTTGGGGGCGCAGCTTTCTTCGGCGCACTTCTCTGCAAGGAAACTGTCTTGGTGCTTATGCCCGCACTGGCCCTTCTCGCGATTCGATCGAAAACCAGGGACAGAAAAGCCATGTTCATCACGCTCGCGGCGTGCAGCTTGGCGGCCCTTGCGTATCTGCTCCTTCGGCAGCAATTTGCGAGGGGAACGCCAATGGGAATCGTTCTCCAATCCATCCAAAGCCGGGAAGCCTTGAAAACGTGGCTGACATACCTCCAGTTTCTCATGCTCCCCTTCGGACCGGCAGGCTATCGGGAGGTGGCTGGAGCATCCTATGCCGAGAATACTGCGGCCTCAGCTTTTTTCCTGGGTGTGCTTCTCCTCGCGTTCGTCCGCGGAAGAGCACATTCCCTTGTAAACTGGGTCGGTGTCCTTTTCGTGTTCTCGACGTTGTTCTTGGCTTCGGCTCTCACGATGTCCAGCCGGGTGATTTCGGATCGATATCTCTATTTTTCAGTCGTCGGCCTCAGTTTCTTGGTTTGTGCCGGTCTCGGCGCCTTAAATCGGCGGAGAATCCTTCAGGCGGCTCTCGGAATTCTTTTGCTCATCTTTGGCTCGTTTTCATATCTGGCCGGGAAGCAGTGGAAGAATGATTTTTCATTCTGGTGCTTTGCCGCGGAAATGAATCCAAACTCCGCCGTGGTTCAGCGAAATCTCGGCTTTATTTTTTTTGAGAGGGGGCGGTTTGACGAAGCCGAAGGGGCCTATCTCAAGGCGTTGACCTTATCGGAAGGTGTCGAGTTCAATCGGCGGACTCAACTCAAGAGTCTTCACTCTTTGGGTGCCCTGTACTATCGGCTAGGGGATCTCGATCGCTCACGAACTTATTATGAAAGGCTACTTACGTTGGATCCGGGACAACAGGAACATTGGCAATTCGTCGTAACTCTCCTGTTGGCCCAGAACCGTTGCCAAGACGCCGAAAAACTCGTCGGGCAGGCGAACAAACGATTTCCCGGTCGACCGCCGCTCTTGGTTCCGGGGGACCTTTGCCCAAAGACAAAGAAAACCACGAATCGAATGGACTAGAGGGCTGCACGGGCGGAACCCCCTCCGGAGATTTCGCCAACAAAAGATTACTGAAGCTTTACGACCGTCGTGTCGAGATGCACGTTGTGGCATTGGCCGTCGCGGGCGCGCCAGGTGCAGAGTACTTTGAGCTTCTTTTCCCGCTCGGGACTAGTTGTGCTGGTGATGTCCTCATCTTCGCACACCAGCCATTTCGAGCGTATTCCTTTGATGTCGCCGCTAGCTCCAGGCGCCACATCACAATGGCCGGGCGAGGGTGTGCTTTCACTACTTGTCGCTGTCCTGATTGTCACGTTGGAATAGTCTTCCCCCTTACAGATGACGAACGTCCGAGTGAGTTTGTAGGGGCCGCGGTCCGCAACCGCATCATCCAGGGCTTGGCCCGATAGATTGCTTGGTGCTCCCGAAAGCTCCGAAGTCACGTCTTCCTTTGTCTTTCCTTCCGAATTTAATTCGATTTCCTGAACGAGGCGACCTTCATTCTCGCCGTTTTGCTTCTGAAGCAACGGCTGCGAGACATTGGCCACAGCATCCCAGTTACCCAGATCGGCCCAAGCTACGTCCTTCAGCGACTCGATCTTGGCTTGGCAAATGTTTGTGGCCGACGTCAGCATGCTGGCCCCTTGGTTTCCCCGAATCACGAGCGTCGTCATCGCCGCCATGCCGAGAAGGCCGATGGCGAGAACCACCATAGCGACGAGAATCTCGACGAGCGTGAATCCTTGGGACCGAGAAATGGGGCGTGAGATTGAATTATGCATTTAGTCTTAAATTTTAGATACTTATGTTAATCATTTTAATCTGTTTTCTAAGCTGGTTCAAGACGCCTCCTACCGATGGCCAACCTCTCGATCCAGTTGGCGAAGTTTGTCCTCCAGACGAAACTGCTTGATCTTATAAAGGAGCGCCCGATGGCTGATCTCCAATAACTTTGCCGCTTTGGTTCGGTTTCCGTGGGACGTCTGAAGCGCCCGCAAGATTAAGTTCTCCTCGATCATGCGCGTGGCCTTTTTGATCGAGAGATCATCTGAACTAAAACGAGTCATCCCGGTCGACGCTCCCTGCGAGGTTCGAACGCTGGCGGGCAGGTTCTCCGCTTGAATCCGGTCCCCCGTGGTCAACACCATCGCCCGCTCGATCGTGTTTTCAAGCTCTCGGACATTTCCAGGCCAATCATACTCCATGAAAACGTTCATCACCTCGGGCCCGATGTTCTTGACCTTCACGGCCAGCTTCTTGTTGTATTTTTCGACGAAATAGTCGACCAGAAGCGGGATATCTTCCTTTCGTTCCCGGAGAGAGGGGAGAAAGATGGGAAGAACGTTCAACCGATAGAACAGATCCTCCCGAAACGTCCCTTGTTCCACCTCTTTCGCAAGATCTTTCACCGTGGCCGCGACGATTCGGACGTTCACCTTGATCGGACTGACGTCCCCCACTCTCCGAATCTCTTCCTCTTGCAAAGCGCGCAAAAGTTTTACCTGCAGAAGAAGGGGCAACTCTCCGATCTCATCCAAAAACAGCGTCCCCTGATCCGCCTCCTCGAAGAGTCCCTTCTTTGTGCGAATGGCTCCCGTGAACGATCCTTTCATGTGACCGAACAGTTCGCTCTCCAGAAGATTCTCCGGGATCGCACCGCAATTCACCGTGATGAACGGTTTGTCGGCACGGGAGCTGTTGTAATGAATCGCGCGCGCGATCAGTTCTTTCCCGGTTCCACTATCCCCCAGGAGAAGGCAGGTCGTTTTATAGTCGGCGATTTTCCGAATCGTGTTGAAGATCTCCATCATGTGCGGGCTTTTCGCGACGATGTTGGAGAACTGATACTCCTTCTTGATCTCCCCCTTTAAGCGAACGTTTTCCTTCTGCAGTCGCTCCCGCTCTTCCGCTTTTCGCAGCGTGAGAATGACTTCATCCGGCTTAAACGGTTTGGAGATGTAGTCGTACGCGCCGCGTTTCATCGCTTCGATGGCCGTATCGACGTTTCCGAACGCCGACATCACGACCACCGTAAGGTCGGGATTCTTCACTTTGGCCTTCCGCAGAAATTCAAGGCCGTCCATCTCCGGCATTCGGATGTCGCTCAAAATGAAATCAAAGTTTTCACGCTCGATTTTCTCGAGCGCCACTTTGCCGTTTTCCGCTGTCTGAGGGTCGTACCCCTCTTTTTTCAATAACAAAGAGAGCATATGACGCATGCTCTCTTCATCGTCCACAATCAGTATTCGTCGTTTGGCCACTGAACTTCCGAAGGGAATTACACTACCAGAGACAACCCGCCTCGCAAATTTTGCGTAGTGCCGGCCGGTATCGGAAAAAGAAACACGAATCGCGTGCCCTTCCCGACTTCGCTCCGAACAACGACATAGCCGCCCATATTCTGAACGAGATTCAAGCTGATAAAGAGACCGAGACCGTCGGCGGCGCGTGCAGGTGACATCCACATCACCGGCGAGTATCTTTTTAAATTAAATTCCTGCCTGCGTTCGATGGGATTGGATTTTGATTCGATATTACGTTGCCTTATTCGCCGTTGTCATCGCGTCCTACTGGAATATTTTTCCAAACGGATACATCGGCGACGACCATTACCTTCTGGAAAACCATCGTTTTTTTTCGGATTGGGGGAATCTCTATCTTCTGTTTACCCGTGATAGCTGGGATGTTTTTTGGCCGGAACATGGCCCGGTTGGTTATTGGAGGCCGTTGTTTCTCGCCTCCTTCTACTTTGACAATTGCCTTCCATTACCCACGCTGGTGTCACACCATCTTGTAGATCTACTTTTATACTTCGGTGCTGTGATTGTCGTATTTCGTTTCCTGTTCCACTTTGTGCAGGATGCCACGGCCGCTGCCCTCGGTGCGGTGTTCTTCGCGGCATGGCCTCTACATACGGACTCCGTGACCCTGATGCTGGGCCGTGAATACAGTATGTGCGCGATCTTGTGGATAGGAGCCTACATGTATTCTGAGCGGTATTGTGGCCGCGGACCCCCATCTTGTCTCTGGATTTCATGTGTGTTCTTTGCCTTGTCTCTTTTGTGCGTTGAGAGCGCGATCGTATTCCCGTTCATGGCGCTGCCCATGCTCTTTCGCGGTCCGGGTGCGTCGGGCCGACGCGTTTACCGACTCGGCGCCAGTTTCATCGCTGTTATCATAACGTACTTGGCTTATCGGAAATGGATGATTCCGATCAAGCTGTATCCGCCCGAACACATGAATTTGGAATTGCTTTGGGATTCGGGAGCGGTAGCTCTGCGTTCCTTCCGCGCCATCCTTTGGCCCTTTGATTTTGTTGTGACCGAAACCCCCGCACCTCTGGTCGGCAGAGTTGCGGACGGGTTCCTGGGATTATTCCTAGGAACGGTGGGTTTGTTGGCCGTCGTTATTTCATATATCAAGAG is a window encoding:
- a CDS encoding ATP-binding protein encodes the protein MSPARAADGLGLFISLNLVQNMGGYVVVRSEVGKGTRFVFLFPIPAGTTQNLRGGLSLVV
- a CDS encoding sigma-54 dependent transcriptional regulator, encoding MAKRRILIVDDEESMRHMLSLLLKKEGYDPQTAENGKVALEKIERENFDFILSDIRMPEMDGLEFLRKAKVKNPDLTVVVMSAFGNVDTAIEAMKRGAYDYISKPFKPDEVILTLRKAEERERLQKENVRLKGEIKKEYQFSNIVAKSPHMMEIFNTIRKIADYKTTCLLLGDSGTGKELIARAIHYNSSRADKPFITVNCGAIPENLLESELFGHMKGSFTGAIRTKKGLFEEADQGTLFLDEIGELPLLLQVKLLRALQEEEIRRVGDVSPIKVNVRIVAATVKDLAKEVEQGTFREDLFYRLNVLPIFLPSLRERKEDIPLLVDYFVEKYNKKLAVKVKNIGPEVMNVFMEYDWPGNVRELENTIERAMVLTTGDRIQAENLPASVRTSQGASTGMTRFSSDDLSIKKATRMIEENLILRALQTSHGNRTKAAKLLEISHRALLYKIKQFRLEDKLRQLDREVGHR
- the sucC gene encoding ADP-forming succinate--CoA ligase subunit beta produces the protein MKIHEYQAKALFREFGLPTLRGEIATTPDEAVAAAKKLGDKGSWVVKAQIHAGGRGKGGGIRLSRTLEDVKSNAAAILSKPLVTPQTGAQGKQVNTLLIEEGCDIGRELYCAAVLDRATSSIAVMASREGGVEIEEVAAKHPEKIIRVHVSPSIGVSGFEGRTLAFGLGLDPPLHKSFSQMIGGMVRLFLAKDCSLVEVNPLVVTKQGTLVALDAKVNFDDSGLFRHADVQKLADPEEEDPIDLEAAKWNLNYIHLDGNIGCMVNGAGLAMATMDIIKQAGGEPANFLDVGGGASTEMIRQAFKLLVSDKKVRAILVNIFGGIMKCDVLAHGIVEAAQEMSLRIPLVVRLEGTNVEEGRRILRESKLNLQSAKDMQDAARLAVTSVGGVR
- a CDS encoding tetratricopeptide repeat protein — encoded protein: MYDDHDEVEHNSHITSYRNFPDYFRRPFWEVTAAENFPSNIYRPLKLVSYYVDYQIGGNEPALYHLSNLVFHTVASVLLYFNLVGLHFGPQTAFFGAAFFALHPMNSEVVYYISGRPDALAAVFFFAAMLMCRVGRPFLSSVGGAAFFGALLCKETVLVLMPALALLAIRSKTRDRKAMFITLAACSLAALAYLLLRQQFARGTPMGIVLQSIQSREALKTWLTYLQFLMLPFGPAGYREVAGASYAENTAASAFFLGVLLLAFVRGRAHSLVNWVGVLFVFSTLFLASALTMSSRVISDRYLYFSVVGLSFLVCAGLGALNRRRILQAALGILLLIFGSFSYLAGKQWKNDFSFWCFAAEMNPNSAVVQRNLGFIFFERGRFDEAEGAYLKALTLSEGVEFNRRTQLKSLHSLGALYYRLGDLDRSRTYYERLLTLDPGQQEHWQFVVTLLLAQNRCQDAEKLVGQANKRFPGRPPLLVPGDLCPKTKKTTNRMD
- a CDS encoding prepilin-type N-terminal cleavage/methylation domain-containing protein, which encodes MHNSISRPISRSQGFTLVEILVAMVVLAIGLLGMAAMTTLVIRGNQGASMLTSATNICQAKIESLKDVAWADLGNWDAVANVSQPLLQKQNGENEGRLVQEIELNSEGKTKEDVTSELSGAPSNLSGQALDDAVADRGPYKLTRTFVICKGEDYSNVTIRTATSSESTPSPGHCDVAPGASGDIKGIRSKWLVCEDEDITSTTSPEREKKLKVLCTWRARDGQCHNVHLDTTVVKLQ
- the sucD gene encoding succinate--CoA ligase subunit alpha, which codes for MSVLAGRSTQVLVQGITGAHGAFHAKSCRDYGTKVVAGVTPGKGGQNVEGIPVFNTVAEAKTKHRIDATMVYVPAAFAADAILEAIDSEISLIVCITEGIPALDMARVKACLRSSRSRMIGPNCPGVITPGGAKIGIMPGYIHKPGRVGLISRSGTLTYEAVDQLTRLGIGQSTCIGIGGDPIIGSTFVDLLELFAADSGTDAVVVIGEIGGTAEEEAATWIQENLKKPVVGFVAGSTAPPGRRMGHAGAIISGGRGTAVEKKAAMRAAGIHVTDSPADIGATMAKVLKK
- the icd gene encoding isocitrate dehydrogenase (NADP(+)) translates to MAFDKLSTPKDGSIIQIDSKGKLDVPDRPIIPFIEGDGVGPDLWRASQRVFDAAVEKAYRGKRKVVWMEVAAGEKAQKMYGELIPKDTLKAIEMFHVGIKGPLTTPVGGGFRSLNVTLRLVFDLYACIRPVRYFNGVPAPVKHPEKVNIVIFRENTEDVYAGIEFKSGTPEAKKLISFLQKELGAKIREESGVGIKPMSPFGTKRLVRRAIQYAIQHNRPSVTFVHKGNIQKYTEGAFRDWGYELAREEFGSTTITEDDVTKNHGGKAPKGKVVVKDRIADSMFQQSLLRPEEYDVLATPNLNGDYLSDALIAQVGGLGLGPGANIGDQAAIFEATHGSAPKYTGQDKVNPGSVILSGVMMFEHLGWNEVADSIPAALQKTISQKTVTYDLERQMEGARLLKCSEFGEAIVRNL
- the mdh gene encoding malate dehydrogenase; this encodes MVNALKRKKITVVGAGNVGATVAQYAALKQLGDVVLVDIIEGVPQGKSLDLKEASPILGYDVNLVGSQSYEVTADSDLVVITAGIPRKPGMSRDDLLQTNTKIVKSVTEQIVRYSPNAILIVISNPLDAMVFVTREVSKFPAHRVLGMAGVLDTARFRAFLAEALNCSIRDVSAFVLGGHGDTMVPLVRYSTMAGIPIANLLPKGQIDKIVQRTRDGGAEIVALLKTGSAYYAPGAAAVEMAESILLDEKRILPCCVYLNGEYGLKDVFVGVPVKLGASGVEKIIEVTLEPTEKEALGKSAEAVRELMTKVRGML